The genome window CCTGCGCGACGTTCGTCGAGAGCGCTCGGACCTTCTTCCCCGTGCCGCGGGAGTCGATGTACTGGAGTCGCGTCTCGCCGACCGTGGTCTCGGCGGGCTCGCGGCCGAGCTGGTGGCGCTTCTTGTTCGAGGCGTGCTTGAGTCGGCCGCCGGTCCGCTTGCGCGCGGAGCGTCCCTGGTCTTTCATACGGGTACGAACAGCCAGCGAATACTTGAAGCGTTCGACTCGTCCCGGCGGGATCGGCGGCGCGAGCGGGATCAGCGCCGCGACGCGGACCGGTTGCGCGGGCCGAATCCGCGGAGCGAACCCGCTCAGGCGAACGCGCGCTCGAACGCCCGGACCCCCTCGTCGGTGCCGGCGACGACGAGCTCGTCGCCCCGCTCGATCCGCGTCTCCGGGCCCACGTCGGTGACGAGGCCATCCCCGCGCTCGACGGCGATGACGGTACAGCCGGTGGTCTCGCGGACCGCCGCCTGCCCGATCGTCCGGCCGATCAGAGCGGGGGCCTCGCTCCTGACGACCTCGACGTGCGTGTCGAGCGAGAGCACGTCCCGGTCCGTGAACACGGCCGACGCGGACATCCGACCGGTCACCGTCGAGAGGGAGAGGACGTAGTCGGCGCCGGCGCGGTGCATCTTCGGGACGCTCTCGGGGTCTTCGACCCGCGCGAGCAGCTCCACGTTCGGCGCCAGGTCGCGGACCACGAGCGTCGAGAACTCGGCCGTCGTGTCGTCGGGAAGGGTGAGGACGACGGTTCGCGCGTCGGCGACGCCGGCCTCCCGCAGCGTCTCCGGGTCGGTCGCGTCGCCGACCACGTCGATCGCCTCGCCGCCGTCGCGGTCGACGACGGTCACCGGGAGGTCCGCCGCTTCGAGAGCGTTCGCGACGGTCTTTCCGACCTGGCCGTACCCGACGACGACGGTCTCGCCCGCGCCGAACCGGCGGGCCGCCGAGTTGGTCAGGTCGACGAGCCGCTCCACTTGCTCCTCGGTTCCCGAAACGAGGAGGACTGTTCCCGCAGACAGCGTCGCGTCCGGCGGCGGCGCCGCCTCGAACGACCCGTTGAACCACGCGCCGATCACGTCGACGCCGGTGCGCTCGCCGATCCGGCTCCCGGCGAGCGTCGACCCGGCGAGGCCGCTGCCGTGGTGGATCGAGATCTCCGCGATCCGCAGGTCGCCGACCGCGACCGCCTCGTTGAGGTCGGTCCGAACCGCCGTCGTCACCTTCGAGGCGAGGCTCTCGCCGAGCAGCGACCGCGGGGAGAGCACCTCGTCCGCGCCGGCGAGCCGGTGGTACCGCTCGCGACTCGGGTCCTCGACGACGCTTATCGCGCGGACGTCCGTCGAGAGCTCCTTCGCGGCGAGGACGATGCTCGCGTCCACCCGGTCGGAGACGTCGGTGACCAGGGCGCGCGCGTCCGCCAGCCGCGCGTTCGAGAGCCCGTCGGTCGTCTCGGGGTCGGCCCGGACCACCGTGTGTCCGGCCTCGTACAGCGCCAGCGCCCGGTCGGGGTCGGGCTCGACGACCACGTACGGCACCGCCTCCGACTCGAACTCGTCCAAGAGCGCGTCGGAGCGCGTGGTGTCGGAACAGACCACGACGTGCCCCTCCGTGTCGCCCTCCAGCGACCGGGGGACGGTCGTCGCGAACGCGGACTCGAGGAGCGGGGTCGCCACCACCGGGAGCGCGCCGATGAGCAGCATCATTCCGACGAGATCCATCACGGCGACGAACGCGTGCATCTGCTGGCTCCCCCACGAGGACGCGTCGCCGCCGAACCCGGTCGTCGTGAACATCTCGACCGCGAACTGGAACGACTCGATCAGGGTCCGGGGGTCGTCCTCGAAGACGCGCATTCCCCACCGGTAGGCGACGGCGGTGAACGTGAGCATGACGCCGAGAAAGACCGCGTACAACACGACCCGCCGCTTCCACGTGTCCATCGGGCCGCGATACGTCGCGCCCGTACAAAAACGGGTGGACTCGTCCGGCTCGACCGTCGCGTCCGCGGCTCGGCCGCGCGCGCTAGCCGGACGCCCGGGCGTTGCTGGTCGGACCGTCCGGCCGTCGGGTCGAAGTTCGATGGTTTAAGTTCCGGGGGCCGAACCGTCACGCATGGTGCGGGACCCGTCGCGAGACCCGGAGCCGCCGTCGGTCGACGAGGTGCTCGACGCGCTGGCCGACGACGCGGCCCGTCGGATCGTCGCGGCGCTCACCGAGCCGAAGACCGCGAGCGAGCTCTCCGAGGAGTGCGACATCCCCCTGTCGACGACCTACCGGAAGCTGGAGAAGCTCACCGACGCCTCTCTGCTCTCCGAGTCGACGGACATCCGGCGGGACGGGCAGCACACGACGCGGTACTCGGTGTCGTTCGACGCCGTCACCGTCTCCGTCGACGACGGCGGCGACGGCGACGGCGACGCGGACCGCCGCGAGTTCGACGTGGAGTTCTCTCGGCCGGAGCGGACCCGAGACGAGCGACTTGCCGACCTGTGGTCGGAGCTACGAGAGGAAACATGAACCCCTACATCGACCTGACTATCATCGTCGCAAAGACCGCCATCCTGGTGCTCGGTGGCAGCATCACCTACTACGCGCTCCGCGCGTACGACCGGACCGGCGACCGGTCGCTGCGGGAGCTCGGCGTCGGCTTCGGCATCGTCACCGTCGGGGCGCTGCTGGGCGGCGTCTCCCACCAGATCATCGGCGCCGACCTGGCGGTCGGCATCGCCATCGACGGCCTCCTCACGGCGGTCGGGTTCGCGGTCATCGTCTACTCGCTGTACTTGGAATAGACGCAGCCGAGCGGCGTTCGACGCGCGACGAACGGTACCCTTTTGCGGCGCTCGGCCGTTCGTTCACGGCATGAGCGACGCACGCGAGGAGCTCTCCCGCCGGATCGCCGGCGAGATAACGCTGAGCGACGACCCCGGAGCGACGCTCCGGAAGTGGCGGACCGACTTCGACGTCTCGCAGACGGAGCTGGCCGAGCAGCTCGGCGTCTCTTCGTCGGTCGTCTCCGACTACGAGAGCGGTCGCCGCGAGAGCCCGGGGATCGGCGTCGTCCGCCGCACCGTCGAGGGACTCCTCGACATCGACGAACGGCGCGGCGGCGGGCGCCTCCGCCAGCACGCCCGGGTGCTCTCGGCCGGGTTCGAGAGCGACATCGTCCACGACCTCCGCGAGTACTCGACGGCGGTCCCGCTGGAGGAGTTCTACGAGGCGATGGGCGCGACGGAGATCGTGCGCGGCGACCACGACCACGTGAACGGCCACACCGTCATCGATTCGATCCAGGCGATCACGCGGCTCTCCAGCGAGGAGTTCTACCGGCTGTACGGGCAGTCGACGAACCGCGCGCTCGTGTTCACGCGGGTGACGCGCGGCGAGTCGCCGCTCGTCGCGCTGCGGGTCGTGAGCCCGACGCCGAACGCGGTCGTGCTCCACGGGATCGAAGACGGGGACCTGTGGGACCACGCCGCCGACCTCGCCCGCGTAGACGGCGTCTCGCTGGCCACGTCGAACCGCGACCTCGACGACTGCCTCGCGGCCCTCCAGGCGCTTTGAGGTCGCCGCGGATCGGGCGGACGACCGAACCGCGGCGGCTTCCCGAACCGCGGCCCTGAAACCGCCGGCGCTCGTCGGTCCGGCCATGAGCGAGGACTACGCCGAGCGGCTCCGCGCGAACCGCCGGGAGAAGGACGACTTTTTCGCCGACCACCCGCAGTCGCCGATCCCGCCGGAACGGCGCGACGAGTTCGACGGGCTCGACTACTTCCCGCCGAATCCGGACTACCGCGTCGAGGCGACCGTCACCGTCCACGACGACCCCGATCCCGTCGAGATGGAGACGACCGCGAGCAACCCGGTCCGGTACCTCCGGGTCGTCACGTTCGCGTTCGAGGTCGACGGGGAGAAACACACCTTGGCGGGCTACCGACAGGAGGGCGACGACGGCGCCATCTTCGTCCCCTTCCGCGACAAGACGACCGGTCAGCAGACGTACCACCAGGGGCGGTACATGGAGCTGGCGCCCGAGCGCGACCTCGACGACGGCGACAGCGTCACGATCGACTTCAACCTCGCGTACAGCCCCTTCTGCGCGTACAGCGAGACGTTCTCCTGTCCGCTTCCGCCCGAGGAGAACTGGCTGGAGATCGTCGTTCCTGCGGGCGAGCGGACGCCGGACCTCGACTGAGCGGCGGGAGCGTCGCCGGTGTCGCCACTCTGGGGGGCGTGAAAAACACGAAAATCGGATTCCGGAACGGCCCGAAAGCAGTCCGTCGCGGTCGGCTTACTCGAGCGTCTCGCTCGTGACGAGGGTGTCGTCCTCGAGGTAGTGCTCGATGTGGTGGCCGTGTTCCTCGACGTCTTCGAGGATCTCCCGGAGCTGCTCTTCGGTGTTGTAGTCGCCGAGGTTGTTGGCGAGCTGGATGTGCTCGCGGAGCTGCTCGGTGATGTCGCCGAAGATCTCGAGGTCGTGCTCCAGCGACGTCCGGATGTCGTAGGCGTCGGCGTCCTCGGGAGTCACCGGCGCGTGCTCCTCGTAGTTCGCGCCGCCGGAGAGCGGCACGCCACCGAGCGCCTGCGCGCGCTCGGCGAGCACGTCGGCGCCCTCTTCGAGGTCGGCCGCGACCTCGCCGAGGTACTCGTGGATGTCGAGGAACTCGGCGCCCTCGACGAGCCAGTGGTGTTTCTTGATCTGGTGGTAGAGGACGTACGTCGCCGCGAGGTCGCTGTTGAGCGCGTCGACGAGCTGTTCGGCCTTCTCCTCGGGGACGCGGAGCGCTTCGCTCTCGTGAACGTCGCCGTATCGCTGACGGGCCTGCTTCTGGGTACTCATTTCACCTCTACGTACGCGCGCGACCTACTTAATAGTTTCTACTGAGAAAACTACTTTTTCATATTAACAAAATTATTTTCTGCTATTCGCCGACGGCGCCTACCAGACCCCGCTGTGCGGAGAGCGTCTCGCGGTCGAGCGTCTCGGTCAGGGTCGCCGGTTCCCGGCCGAGTTCGGCCGCGACCGCGCCGTCCGGGCGGGCGACGAGGGAGCTGCCGGCGTACGTCGCCTCGTCGCTCGCCCGCCCGCCGCCGGAGCTCCCGGTGCGGCCGGCGGCGACGACCCACCTGACGCCGTCGAGCGCGCGGGCGCGACAGAGGAGCCGCCAGTTCGCGGCGTGGTCGGCGGGCCACGCGCCGACGACCGCGAGCGCGTCGACCGCGCGCTCGGCGAACCACGCGCTCTCCGCGACGAAGTTGAGGTCGTAGCAGGTCAGCAGTCCGGTCGACCCGGCGGGCGTCTCGACGACGACGCGCTCGCCGCCGGGCTCGACCCACTCCGACTCGTCGTTCCACAGGTGTCGCTTGCGGTAGACGGCCAATCCCCCGCGATCGTCGGTCGCAGCCGAGCCCGGGCCGTCGCTCGTCTCCGCGTCCGGGCCGTCGACTGTCTCCGCGTCCGGGCCGCCGCGCGCGTCGCGGGCCGGCGGCGGAACGTACGCGGTCGCGTTGTACACGCCCTCCCCGTCGCGCTCGGCGTAGCCCGCGATCACGGCCGCGTCGGCGGCCGCCGCGATCGATTCGAGCCGTTCGCGCGCGGCGTCCCGAGGAAGCGCGGTCTCCCGAAGCCGCTCGTCGGCGGCGAACCCAGTGAGCGCGTACTCCGGGAAGACGACGAGGTCGACTCCGTTCGACAGGCCGGCCGCTCGGCGCCGGAACCGCTCGACGTTCGCGTCGACGCGGAGGTCGTCGACGGTGACCTGCGGGACGGCGACGGTCGGGTCGGGGCCGGTTCGGTCGCTCACGCCCTCGCGTTCGTCGCGGGCGACCAATAACGCCGGGGGTCGGGGAATCAGAACGCCTCGGCCGCAAGGACGATACCCCAGCGGCCCCGACCGTGTGGCATGACCTTCGCCGACCTGTTCGAGCGCGCGGCCGCACTCGACGGCGAGCGCGACGAGGCGGACGTGCGGAGCGCGCTCGACGACGTGCGCTCGGCGCCGGACGAGGGCGCCGCCGACAGCGGCGACGCCTCTGCCGACGGAGACGCGGTCGCAGAGCCCCTCGACCCCAGCCCGGCCCGGGTCGTCGCCGACGCCGACGCGCTCGCGGCGGATCTCCTCGTCGGCGGAGACGCCCGCGAGGCGCTCGACGCCCTGCGGGCGCACGCGTGGACGACGCTCGTCGCCAGCGATCCGCTCCTCGACGACGCCGAGGCAGTGATTGCGTGGCTCTCGGACCCGAGTCTTGCGGCCGACTGGCGCGCGGCGGTCGAGTCGTGGCGCGAGCCGGTGGCGCAGCCCCCGGGCGACCACCCCGCGCTGGCGTCCGCGTACCGCGGCGGCGCGATGCAGGTCGTGAGCCTCGACCCCTCGCTGACAGGGCCGGGGGCCGCGGCCGGACTCCGCGACCGACTCCCCGTGAGTGTCCGGGAGCCGCGGGCGTTCGCGACGGTGTTCGACCCCGCGAAGCTGTACCCCGACGCGGTCGGCGGGGCGTACCCCGGTCCCGACCGCGACCCGCGGACGATGGACTCGGTCCGCGCCGGCGGGGACCAGCACCGATAAACCGCCGCCGGCCGGAGCGATCCGCATGACCGACGCGGAGGGCGCCCCCGAGCTCCCGGCCGACCTCGACGCGGTCCGCGACGCGCTCGTGGACTGGTACGAGGCGGACCACCGCGAGTTCCCGTGGCGCCGCACGGAGGACCCCTACGAGGTCCTCGTCAGCGAGGTGATGAGCCAGCAGACCCAGCTCGACCGCGTCGTGCCCGCGTGGGAGGACTTCCTCGACGAGTGGCCGACGACCGCCGCCCTCGCCGCGGCCGACCGCGCCGACGTGGTCGCCTTCTGGTCGGACCACTCGCTGGGGTACAACAACCGCGCGAAGTACCTCCACGAGGCGGCCGGCCAGGTCGAAGACGACTACGACGGGGCGTTTCCGGAGGACCCGGACGGTCTCAGCGAACTGATGGGCGTCGGGCCGTACACCGCCAACGCGGTGGCGTCGTTCGCGTTCGACAACGGCGACGCCGTCGTCGACACCAACGTGAAGCGGGTGCTGTACCGCGCGTTCGACGTCCCGGACGACGACGACGTGTTCGGACGAGTCGCCTCCAGGCTCATGCCGGCGGGCGAGTCCCGGGTGTGGAACAACGCGATCATGGAGCTCGGCGGCGTCGCCTGCGGGAAGAGCCCCCGCTGCGACGAGGCCGGCTGCCCGTGGCGCGAGTGGTGCCACGCCTACCAGACGGGCGACTTCACCGCGCCCGACGTGCCCGAACAGCCGAGCTTCGAGGGGAGCCGGCGGCAGTTCCGCGGGCGGATCGTCCGGCTCCTCGGCGAACACGACGAGATGGAGCTGGACGCGCTCGGCCACCGGATCCGCGTCGACTACGCGCCGGACGGCGAACACGGCCGCGAGTGGCTCCGCGGGCTCGTCGACGACCTGGCGGACGACGGGCTGGTGGAAACCGAGACGGCCGACGACGGCGTAGTCGTGTCGCTCCGCCGCTGAGACCCCCTGTCGCCGGTTGCGAGCGGCGCCCCCGGAACCGTCACCCGTTTATTACGGGAGCCGGAAGGGAGACGCATGAGCGAGACCGTCGACTCGGACCTGTACACCCGCACGAAGGCCTTACTGGAGCCGGGCGACATCGAGCTGCTCGGCTGTATCGTCCACACGGACCTCGACGGCCAGCAGGACCTGGAGATGCACGAGCTGACGGTCGCCGCCAACGAGGTCATCGCCGACCACGCCGACAAGGGCGAGACCTACATCGAGGCCGGGAACGACGACACGAACTTCTCGTCGAACCAGTTTCAGGGACTCACGCTCGACGGCGAGGAGTTCGTCTGGGAGTGCCAGCAGCTGCTCCGCGACGGCGCCTTCGACATCGTGTTCTACTACGAGGCCGACGTCGACCAGGAGGCGCTCGCGGCCGACCTCGCGGACCTCGACGACGTCGACCGCGTGACGCAGGTGCCCTGAGCGGGAGCGACGAGGAGGGTCACCGTCCCGTGAGCGACACCGTCCTGATCCCCGGCGGCCGCGACGTGCGCGCCACCCTCGACACCGCCGCGAGCGACGGGGCTGCCGAGGGCTCGTCGGACCACCCTCGGAGCGACGCGGTCGTCGTCGCCTGTCCGCCGCACCCCCAGCAGCGCGGTCACCGCGGCGACGAGCGACTGGTCGCCGTCTCTGAGGCCCTGACCGACCGCGGAATCGACTGCCTCCGGTTCGACTACGGCGACTGGGACGAGGGGTACGGCGAGACCACCGACGCGGACCGGGCGGTCGGCTGGGCCCTCGACCGCTACGACCGCGTCGGGCTGTTCGGCTTCTCGTTCGGCGGGACGGTCGCGCTCGTCGCGGCCGCGTCGCGGCCCGAACTGGCGGGCGTCTGTGCGCTCGCCCCGACCGCGCGACTGAACGCCGACGTCGACGCGGTCGCGGCGCTCGACGAGGTGGTCGAGCGCGGCACTCCGGTTCGGATCCTGTACGCGACGCGGGACTCGACCGCCGACTGGGAGCCCGTGGTCGAGCGGGCGGCGGAACTGGGGGTCGAGACGGTCGCGTTCGAGTCCGACCACTTCTTCGTCGGGCGGAGCGGGGAGGTAGGCGAAGCGGCCGCGGCGTTTCTCGGGACGAGGATTCGGCAGCGTTCCTCGGGGCCGGACTGAGCGGCGAGTAACGGCTCAGTTGTACCCGCGCCAGCGGCGGCCGCACTCCTTACATTTAAAAAAGCGCGTCGGGGGCTCGTCGGCGGCGCCGGTCTGTTTGATCGTGTACCACGCCTCGCCGTGGCCGCACTCGTCGCAGACGACGTCGGTCGCGGTCGGCTTCCCCTCGAAGTTCGCGCCCTCCTCCGTCTCGATCACCTCCTCACCGGTCTGTTCGGTCGTCGATTCGAACTCGGCGGCGAGCGTCTCGTCGCGCTCGGCGGTGCCGCCGCAGTCGTCGTTCTGACACACCATCTCCCCGTCGCGAGAGACCATCATCGAGCCGCAGTCGTCACAGAACTGCATATACGTGGGAGACAGGGGATCGAGCGGTTTAGGTCCGGTGGGTGCGGTCGCGGAGCGGTCCCTCGGCCTCGGCAGCTCTCCGCCGGACGCTCCGTGGCCTCGAATCGCGAAACTGTCAAGTGATGTGGTACGGTTGATCACCGTATTGTGTGGTCGCGCGCTCGGACTCGTCTGGTCTTCGTCTCTCTCGTGGTCGTCCTCGCCGGGACCGCGGGCCTCGTCCCGTCGGCCGGTGGCGTGGCGCCCGCTTCCGAACACCGTCCGACGGGCGTCATCGGTTCCGGCGACTCTCCACAGACCGACCCGGCGCCGCTCCCCGAGTACGGCATCGAGACGATCGCCTACTGCGAC of Halorubrum trapanicum contains these proteins:
- a CDS encoding transcription factor S, with translation MQFCDDCGSMMVSRDGEMVCQNDDCGGTAERDETLAAEFESTTEQTGEEVIETEEGANFEGKPTATDVVCDECGHGEAWYTIKQTGAADEPPTRFFKCKECGRRWRGYN
- a CDS encoding DUF1684 domain-containing protein, translating into MSEDYAERLRANRREKDDFFADHPQSPIPPERRDEFDGLDYFPPNPDYRVEATVTVHDDPDPVEMETTASNPVRYLRVVTFAFEVDGEKHTLAGYRQEGDDGAIFVPFRDKTTGQQTYHQGRYMELAPERDLDDGDSVTIDFNLAYSPFCAYSETFSCPLPPEENWLEIVVPAGERTPDLD
- a CDS encoding helix-turn-helix domain-containing protein, producing MVRDPSRDPEPPSVDEVLDALADDAARRIVAALTEPKTASELSEECDIPLSTTYRKLEKLTDASLLSESTDIRRDGQHTTRYSVSFDAVTVSVDDGGDGDGDADRREFDVEFSRPERTRDERLADLWSELREET
- a CDS encoding alpha/beta hydrolase, encoding MSDTVLIPGGRDVRATLDTAASDGAAEGSSDHPRSDAVVVACPPHPQQRGHRGDERLVAVSEALTDRGIDCLRFDYGDWDEGYGETTDADRAVGWALDRYDRVGLFGFSFGGTVALVAAASRPELAGVCALAPTARLNADVDAVAALDEVVERGTPVRILYATRDSTADWEPVVERAAELGVETVAFESDHFFVGRSGEVGEAAAAFLGTRIRQRSSGPD
- a CDS encoding carbon-nitrogen hydrolase family protein, yielding MSDRTGPDPTVAVPQVTVDDLRVDANVERFRRRAAGLSNGVDLVVFPEYALTGFAADERLRETALPRDAARERLESIAAAADAAVIAGYAERDGEGVYNATAYVPPPARDARGGPDAETVDGPDAETSDGPGSAATDDRGGLAVYRKRHLWNDESEWVEPGGERVVVETPAGSTGLLTCYDLNFVAESAWFAERAVDALAVVGAWPADHAANWRLLCRARALDGVRWVVAAGRTGSSGGGRASDEATYAGSSLVARPDGAVAAELGREPATLTETLDRETLSAQRGLVGAVGE
- a CDS encoding DUF5778 family protein, yielding MSETVDSDLYTRTKALLEPGDIELLGCIVHTDLDGQQDLEMHELTVAANEVIADHADKGETYIEAGNDDTNFSSNQFQGLTLDGEEFVWECQQLLRDGAFDIVFYYEADVDQEALAADLADLDDVDRVTQVP
- a CDS encoding 30S ribosomal protein S8e is translated as MKDQGRSARKRTGGRLKHASNKKRHQLGREPAETTVGETRLQYIDSRGTGKKVRALSTNVAQVADDGEVSEADIENVVDNPANVNYARRNIVTKGAIIETSAGRARVTSRPGQTGQVSAVLLD
- a CDS encoding helix-turn-helix domain-containing protein, with the translated sequence MSDAREELSRRIAGEITLSDDPGATLRKWRTDFDVSQTELAEQLGVSSSVVSDYESGRRESPGIGVVRRTVEGLLDIDERRGGGRLRQHARVLSAGFESDIVHDLREYSTAVPLEEFYEAMGATEIVRGDHDHVNGHTVIDSIQAITRLSSEEFYRLYGQSTNRALVFTRVTRGESPLVALRVVSPTPNAVVLHGIEDGDLWDHAADLARVDGVSLATSNRDLDDCLAALQAL
- a CDS encoding A/G-specific adenine glycosylase; translated protein: MTDAEGAPELPADLDAVRDALVDWYEADHREFPWRRTEDPYEVLVSEVMSQQTQLDRVVPAWEDFLDEWPTTAALAAADRADVVAFWSDHSLGYNNRAKYLHEAAGQVEDDYDGAFPEDPDGLSELMGVGPYTANAVASFAFDNGDAVVDTNVKRVLYRAFDVPDDDDVFGRVASRLMPAGESRVWNNAIMELGGVACGKSPRCDEAGCPWREWCHAYQTGDFTAPDVPEQPSFEGSRRQFRGRIVRLLGEHDEMELDALGHRIRVDYAPDGEHGREWLRGLVDDLADDGLVETETADDGVVVSLRR
- the dpsA gene encoding DNA starvation/stationary phase protection protein DpsA — its product is MSTQKQARQRYGDVHESEALRVPEEKAEQLVDALNSDLAATYVLYHQIKKHHWLVEGAEFLDIHEYLGEVAADLEEGADVLAERAQALGGVPLSGGANYEEHAPVTPEDADAYDIRTSLEHDLEIFGDITEQLREHIQLANNLGDYNTEEQLREILEDVEEHGHHIEHYLEDDTLVTSETLE
- a CDS encoding TrkA family potassium uptake protein, with the translated sequence MDTWKRRVVLYAVFLGVMLTFTAVAYRWGMRVFEDDPRTLIESFQFAVEMFTTTGFGGDASSWGSQQMHAFVAVMDLVGMMLLIGALPVVATPLLESAFATTVPRSLEGDTEGHVVVCSDTTRSDALLDEFESEAVPYVVVEPDPDRALALYEAGHTVVRADPETTDGLSNARLADARALVTDVSDRVDASIVLAAKELSTDVRAISVVEDPSRERYHRLAGADEVLSPRSLLGESLASKVTTAVRTDLNEAVAVGDLRIAEISIHHGSGLAGSTLAGSRIGERTGVDVIGAWFNGSFEAAPPPDATLSAGTVLLVSGTEEQVERLVDLTNSAARRFGAGETVVVGYGQVGKTVANALEAADLPVTVVDRDGGEAIDVVGDATDPETLREAGVADARTVVLTLPDDTTAEFSTLVVRDLAPNVELLARVEDPESVPKMHRAGADYVLSLSTVTGRMSASAVFTDRDVLSLDTHVEVVRSEAPALIGRTIGQAAVRETTGCTVIAVERGDGLVTDVGPETRIERGDELVVAGTDEGVRAFERAFA